From a region of the Pieris brassicae chromosome 13, ilPieBrab1.1, whole genome shotgun sequence genome:
- the LOC123717668 gene encoding GAS2-like protein 3 isoform X1, whose translation MAFYRCGPTAIGSRASWSVTSPDKTYERPLSGNYDRIFNAFERTNAFEYVKSTFEGKEERHTGCGELVVNRRMSSSFERADCALAAQTPCSEDEEFYKEKVLYSQARQLFPLQEDLADWINKTIGITYLTGENFLDVLDNGAELCQLAAVIHDRAREALDQGIIVGPVPAIRGRCWQRAARRSFFSRDNAENFITFCRELGVHENLLFESDDLVLHNQPRQVILCLLEVARLATKFNVEPPGLVALEKEIALEERDSGLDSAMSGAGWQFRDSSPPHDKPTKKEKQALEPNETLNSSINRPTVDPRNQQIRIYINNPFCLLVFMEFYGIPFITNEVCVEDSVEVASTRSDSSSDTDVPLRPTNELDKRVQSITRLLERGCSCGSGKCSRLLKVKKVGEGRYNIAGRNVFIRLLKGRHMMVRVGGGWDTLEHFLSRHEPCQVRLVTPGRRDLLPLAPTPASNTAKERTTPSPTNRITPNRTTPSPSSTEKISPRNSVSPSSSKTSLKESSVSPAHSKASIDSSSVEPFKQKPKNIPKTSTPNKPVTRNRSALTLPLNEKPRKQSAPASFSTPNTPINRPEQRKSVPTPKKSRSMSLAIQNDKKFCGTDRLNQARKSSVPDARKTRSQSLASTPINEPKKSLPTYGKKTRSMSLATTNDFPKPLKKSLSASSTPVTQAAIEESIRLSLEATIADPTSPKKPFLHIKAKYRSPPPREVPPR comes from the exons ATGGCATTCTACCGATGTGGTCCGACGGCGATCGGAAGCCGGGCGTCATGGTCCGTGACCAGCCCTGATAAGACATACGAGCGTCCTCTAAGTGGAAATTATGATAGGATCTTCAACGCCTTTGAGAGGACCAACGCGTTTGAGTACGTCAAGAGCACCTTCGAGGGGAAGGAAGAAAG GCATACAGGATGCGGTGAATTGGTGGTAAATCGCAGAATGTCGAGCAGTTTCGAGAGGGCGGACTGTGCGCTGGCTGCGCAGACGCCGTGTTCTGAAGACGAGGAGTTTTATAAGGAGAAGGTGCTGTACTCACAAGCCAGACAGCTGTTCCCATTACAGGAGGACTTGGCTGATTGGATTAATAAGACTATAG GTATAACATATCTCACGGGCGAGAACTTCCTAGATGTTCTGGACAACGGTGCTGAATTGTGTCAGTTGGCTGCCGTCATACATGACCGGGCGCGGGAGGCGCTCGACCAGGGAATTATAGTTGGG CCGGTGCCAGCAATCAGAGGAAGATGTTGGCAGCGTGCAGCAAGGCGCAGCTTCTTCTCGCGGGACAACGCCGAGAACTTCATCACCTTCTGTCGTGAATTGGGCGTTCATGAAAACTTGCTCTTTGAAAGCGATGACCTAG TCCTTCACAACCAACCACGACAGGTGATCCTCTGTCTTCTCGAAGTGGCAAGACTGGCCACGAAATTCAACGTAGAGCCTCCAGGCCTAGTCGCGCTGGAGAAAGAAATCGCGCTTGAAGAACGGGATTCGGGATTAGATTCAGCTATGTCTGGAGCAGGCTGGCAGTTCAGGGACTCATCACCACCTCATGATAA ACCAACCAAAAAAGAGAAACAAGCATTGGAACCTAATGAAA CCTTAAATTCCAGCATTAATAGGCCTACTGTCGATCCTCGCAACCAACAGATTCGgatatatatcaataatcCATTTTGCTTACTTGTTTTTATGGAGTTTTATGGAATACCTTTTATTACAA ATGAAGTATGCGTAGAGGACAGTGTGGAAGTGGCGAGCACGCGATCAGATAGCTCCTCTGACACTGATGTTCCACTCAGACCGACGAACGAGCTCGACAAAAGG GTGCAGTCGATAACACGTCTATTGGAGCGTGGCTGCAGTTGTGGTTCTGGGAAATGTTCACGGCTGCTAAAAGTAAAGAAAGTGGGTGAAGGACGGTATAACATCGCTGGCAGAAATGTCTTTATAAGG TTACTAAAAGGTCGCCACATGATGGTCCGCGTCGGCGGTGGCTGGGACACTCTGGAGCACTTCCTATCTCGTCACGAGCCCTGTCAGGTGCGCCTTGTCACTCCAGGACGCCGAGACCTCCTGCCACTCGCACCCACACCCGCTTCCAACACCGCAAAGGAGAGAACTACACCGTCACCCACCAACCGTATCACACCCAATAGAACCACCCCATCCCCAAGTAGTACCGAAAAGATCTCACCGCGGAACAGCGTCTCTCCGTCGAGTAGCAAAACCTCCCTCAAAGAGTCTTCCGTTTCCCCAGCTCATAGCAAAGCTTCGATCGACAGCTCATCTGTCGAGCCTTTCAAGCAAAAACCCAAGAACATCCCAAAGACATCCACACCTAATAAACCGGTTACGAGAAATCGTTCCGCCTTAACCTTACCCCTGAACGAGAAACCGAGAAAGCAATCTGCCCCCGCCAGCTTCAGCACTCCAAACACACCAATAAACAGACCTGAACAGAGAAAGTCCGTGCCGACCCCCAAAAAATCTCGCAGCATGAGTCTCGCGATCCAGAATGATAAGAAATTCTGCGGCACGGACAGATTGAACCAAGCCAGAAAATCCAGCGTGCCTGACGCGCGAAAAACTAGAAGCCAAAGTCTAGCTTCAACGCCAATAAATGAGCCGAAGAAATCGCTGCCGACGTATGGAAAGAAGACAAGAAGCATGAGTCTAGCCACCACAAATGACTTTCCGAAGCCTTTGAAAAAGAGTCTGTCGGCCAGCAGCACTCCAGTGACGCAGGCAGCTATAGAAGAGAGTATAAGGTTGTCGTTGGAAGCGACGATTGCTGACCCTACGTCACCTAAGAAGCCATTCCTTCATATCAAAGCCAAATATAGAAGTCCACCACCAAGAGAAGTGCCGCCAAGATAA
- the LOC123717668 gene encoding GAS2-like protein pickled eggs isoform X3: MAFYRCGPTAIGSRASWSVTSPDKTYERPLSGNYDRIFNAFERTNAFEYVKSTFEGKEERHTGCGELVVNRRMSSSFERADCALAAQTPCSEDEEFYKEKVLYSQARQLFPLQEDLADWINKTIGITYLTGENFLDVLDNGAELCQLAAVIHDRAREALDQGIIVGPVPAIRGRCWQRAARRSFFSRDNAENFITFCRELGVHENLLFESDDLVLHNQPRQVILCLLEVARLATKFNVEPPGLVALEKEIALEERDSGLDSAMSGAGWQFRDSSPPHDKPTKKEKQALEPNETLNSSINRPTVDPRNQQIRIYINNPFCLLVFMEFYGIPFITNEVCVEDSVEVASTRSDSSSDTDVPLRPTNELDKRVQSITRLLERGCSCGSGKCSRLLKVKKVGEGRYNIAGRNVFIRLLKGRHMMVRVGGGWDTLEHFLSRHEPCQCAGSVSAVPPVKVPVRASVTPHKRRYTYYNRMFKPIAYHLPKPLTVSLV, translated from the exons ATGGCATTCTACCGATGTGGTCCGACGGCGATCGGAAGCCGGGCGTCATGGTCCGTGACCAGCCCTGATAAGACATACGAGCGTCCTCTAAGTGGAAATTATGATAGGATCTTCAACGCCTTTGAGAGGACCAACGCGTTTGAGTACGTCAAGAGCACCTTCGAGGGGAAGGAAGAAAG GCATACAGGATGCGGTGAATTGGTGGTAAATCGCAGAATGTCGAGCAGTTTCGAGAGGGCGGACTGTGCGCTGGCTGCGCAGACGCCGTGTTCTGAAGACGAGGAGTTTTATAAGGAGAAGGTGCTGTACTCACAAGCCAGACAGCTGTTCCCATTACAGGAGGACTTGGCTGATTGGATTAATAAGACTATAG GTATAACATATCTCACGGGCGAGAACTTCCTAGATGTTCTGGACAACGGTGCTGAATTGTGTCAGTTGGCTGCCGTCATACATGACCGGGCGCGGGAGGCGCTCGACCAGGGAATTATAGTTGGG CCGGTGCCAGCAATCAGAGGAAGATGTTGGCAGCGTGCAGCAAGGCGCAGCTTCTTCTCGCGGGACAACGCCGAGAACTTCATCACCTTCTGTCGTGAATTGGGCGTTCATGAAAACTTGCTCTTTGAAAGCGATGACCTAG TCCTTCACAACCAACCACGACAGGTGATCCTCTGTCTTCTCGAAGTGGCAAGACTGGCCACGAAATTCAACGTAGAGCCTCCAGGCCTAGTCGCGCTGGAGAAAGAAATCGCGCTTGAAGAACGGGATTCGGGATTAGATTCAGCTATGTCTGGAGCAGGCTGGCAGTTCAGGGACTCATCACCACCTCATGATAA ACCAACCAAAAAAGAGAAACAAGCATTGGAACCTAATGAAA CCTTAAATTCCAGCATTAATAGGCCTACTGTCGATCCTCGCAACCAACAGATTCGgatatatatcaataatcCATTTTGCTTACTTGTTTTTATGGAGTTTTATGGAATACCTTTTATTACAA ATGAAGTATGCGTAGAGGACAGTGTGGAAGTGGCGAGCACGCGATCAGATAGCTCCTCTGACACTGATGTTCCACTCAGACCGACGAACGAGCTCGACAAAAGG GTGCAGTCGATAACACGTCTATTGGAGCGTGGCTGCAGTTGTGGTTCTGGGAAATGTTCACGGCTGCTAAAAGTAAAGAAAGTGGGTGAAGGACGGTATAACATCGCTGGCAGAAATGTCTTTATAAGG TTACTAAAAGGTCGCCACATGATGGTCCGCGTCGGCGGTGGCTGGGACACTCTGGAGCACTTCCTATCTCGTCACGAGCCCTGTCAG TGTGCTGGAAGTGTGTCAGCAGTTCCTCCAGTGAAGGTGCCCGTAAGAGCATCAGTGACACCGCACAAGCGTCGTTATACTTACTACAATAGAATGTTCAAGCCAATCGCCTACCATCTTCCCAAACCGCTGACAGTATCTCTTGTTTAA
- the LOC123717668 gene encoding GAS2-like protein 3 isoform X2, with protein MAFYRCGPTAIGSRASWSVTSPDKTYERPLSGNYDRIFNAFERTNAFEYVKSTFEGKEERHTGCGELVVNRRMSSSFERADCALAAQTPCSEDEEFYKEKVLYSQARQLFPLQEDLADWINKTIGITYLTGENFLDVLDNGAELCQLAAVIHDRAREALDQGIIVGPVPAIRGRCWQRAARRSFFSRDNAENFITFCRELGVHENLLFESDDLVLHNQPRQVILCLLEVARLATKFNVEPPGLVALEKEIALEERDSGLDSAMSGAGWQFRDSSPPHDKPTKKEKQALEPNENEVCVEDSVEVASTRSDSSSDTDVPLRPTNELDKRVQSITRLLERGCSCGSGKCSRLLKVKKVGEGRYNIAGRNVFIRLLKGRHMMVRVGGGWDTLEHFLSRHEPCQVRLVTPGRRDLLPLAPTPASNTAKERTTPSPTNRITPNRTTPSPSSTEKISPRNSVSPSSSKTSLKESSVSPAHSKASIDSSSVEPFKQKPKNIPKTSTPNKPVTRNRSALTLPLNEKPRKQSAPASFSTPNTPINRPEQRKSVPTPKKSRSMSLAIQNDKKFCGTDRLNQARKSSVPDARKTRSQSLASTPINEPKKSLPTYGKKTRSMSLATTNDFPKPLKKSLSASSTPVTQAAIEESIRLSLEATIADPTSPKKPFLHIKAKYRSPPPREVPPR; from the exons ATGGCATTCTACCGATGTGGTCCGACGGCGATCGGAAGCCGGGCGTCATGGTCCGTGACCAGCCCTGATAAGACATACGAGCGTCCTCTAAGTGGAAATTATGATAGGATCTTCAACGCCTTTGAGAGGACCAACGCGTTTGAGTACGTCAAGAGCACCTTCGAGGGGAAGGAAGAAAG GCATACAGGATGCGGTGAATTGGTGGTAAATCGCAGAATGTCGAGCAGTTTCGAGAGGGCGGACTGTGCGCTGGCTGCGCAGACGCCGTGTTCTGAAGACGAGGAGTTTTATAAGGAGAAGGTGCTGTACTCACAAGCCAGACAGCTGTTCCCATTACAGGAGGACTTGGCTGATTGGATTAATAAGACTATAG GTATAACATATCTCACGGGCGAGAACTTCCTAGATGTTCTGGACAACGGTGCTGAATTGTGTCAGTTGGCTGCCGTCATACATGACCGGGCGCGGGAGGCGCTCGACCAGGGAATTATAGTTGGG CCGGTGCCAGCAATCAGAGGAAGATGTTGGCAGCGTGCAGCAAGGCGCAGCTTCTTCTCGCGGGACAACGCCGAGAACTTCATCACCTTCTGTCGTGAATTGGGCGTTCATGAAAACTTGCTCTTTGAAAGCGATGACCTAG TCCTTCACAACCAACCACGACAGGTGATCCTCTGTCTTCTCGAAGTGGCAAGACTGGCCACGAAATTCAACGTAGAGCCTCCAGGCCTAGTCGCGCTGGAGAAAGAAATCGCGCTTGAAGAACGGGATTCGGGATTAGATTCAGCTATGTCTGGAGCAGGCTGGCAGTTCAGGGACTCATCACCACCTCATGATAA ACCAACCAAAAAAGAGAAACAAGCATTGGAACCTAATGAAA ATGAAGTATGCGTAGAGGACAGTGTGGAAGTGGCGAGCACGCGATCAGATAGCTCCTCTGACACTGATGTTCCACTCAGACCGACGAACGAGCTCGACAAAAGG GTGCAGTCGATAACACGTCTATTGGAGCGTGGCTGCAGTTGTGGTTCTGGGAAATGTTCACGGCTGCTAAAAGTAAAGAAAGTGGGTGAAGGACGGTATAACATCGCTGGCAGAAATGTCTTTATAAGG TTACTAAAAGGTCGCCACATGATGGTCCGCGTCGGCGGTGGCTGGGACACTCTGGAGCACTTCCTATCTCGTCACGAGCCCTGTCAGGTGCGCCTTGTCACTCCAGGACGCCGAGACCTCCTGCCACTCGCACCCACACCCGCTTCCAACACCGCAAAGGAGAGAACTACACCGTCACCCACCAACCGTATCACACCCAATAGAACCACCCCATCCCCAAGTAGTACCGAAAAGATCTCACCGCGGAACAGCGTCTCTCCGTCGAGTAGCAAAACCTCCCTCAAAGAGTCTTCCGTTTCCCCAGCTCATAGCAAAGCTTCGATCGACAGCTCATCTGTCGAGCCTTTCAAGCAAAAACCCAAGAACATCCCAAAGACATCCACACCTAATAAACCGGTTACGAGAAATCGTTCCGCCTTAACCTTACCCCTGAACGAGAAACCGAGAAAGCAATCTGCCCCCGCCAGCTTCAGCACTCCAAACACACCAATAAACAGACCTGAACAGAGAAAGTCCGTGCCGACCCCCAAAAAATCTCGCAGCATGAGTCTCGCGATCCAGAATGATAAGAAATTCTGCGGCACGGACAGATTGAACCAAGCCAGAAAATCCAGCGTGCCTGACGCGCGAAAAACTAGAAGCCAAAGTCTAGCTTCAACGCCAATAAATGAGCCGAAGAAATCGCTGCCGACGTATGGAAAGAAGACAAGAAGCATGAGTCTAGCCACCACAAATGACTTTCCGAAGCCTTTGAAAAAGAGTCTGTCGGCCAGCAGCACTCCAGTGACGCAGGCAGCTATAGAAGAGAGTATAAGGTTGTCGTTGGAAGCGACGATTGCTGACCCTACGTCACCTAAGAAGCCATTCCTTCATATCAAAGCCAAATATAGAAGTCCACCACCAAGAGAAGTGCCGCCAAGATAA